In bacterium, the sequence ATTACAAATATGGGCGTATAGATCTTGAGAATTAACACTATTTGTCAGCCATTCTAATTGATCATCAACGGCAAGAATCTTCCCGGACTGCATTTCCAGTTCATGCTTGATAAAAAGCTCTAAATTTCTCTCTGAGACCGCGAAGCGCGTAACCTTAATTCCCTCTTCAATGCTTTGCCCTGCAGGCAAATCATTAGCCCAGGTGCGGTGGTCAATCGCGCAAGTCGTCCAAACTTCAATCTCGCTGACAAGTTCAGGATGATTTTTTAAAGCCTGCAATAACTCATAGACTAAAGTCTCAGCCCCGCCTCCAAGGGATTTTCCATAGCGCGGAAGCACTGCGACAAGTTTATGAATTAGTGGAGAGTGGGTCATGTTCTTTAAATCCAGGAAAAATCTCGAACAGTCTCAGCGTACCACAAGGACCGATCAAAACTCTCTCCAAAGACAGTTTTAATCAATTCTGCTCGTGCTGCCTGTTGTTGGCTCCGTCTTTGGTCGGCAAGTTGCGTTTGTAGTTGCGCAGTTTTTTCAAGCACACGCTCTAAATCAGCAACAACAGATTTTGTATCATGAAAAAGCTCGAGGTAGCGTTTGCCGGCTTGCTGCAAATCCTTGCGGTCAATGCGCACGTCTTGCAGCGCTTGAATCACATTTTCAACCTCTCGCACTTCAGACAAACCGAGCCGAATCTTAAAAACAAGTTCGCGCGGTAAATCTGCGCTTGGACCAAAATCGGCGCAAAGCACTGGGACCCCTGCTGCAACTGCTGCATAGACTTCCGGGTCAAGGGAATGCCTAGTATCTAGGCAAAGCGCTGAGTAGAGTGAGAAATTTTGAATCTCGGAATAACGCTGCAACCTGTCCTTAATTAAAACAGATTTAATGACAATTTTTGTAGCGCATGCACTAATTAGCGCTTCGATTTCGCGCTCTTCTGCTTCGCTGCGAGCAATCCAGGTGATTTCAAACTCTTGATTCGCCCCCCACTCAGACTGAAGTATATTTTCCAACGCATTTCTTAACACGTAGAAACGATTATTACGCTCAGGCAATCCACAAAGCCCTAGCCGAAAGCATTCAGTGTCGGGAAAACCTTTACTCTCAGCGACTATCCAGGGCATTGCAGTTTGGCCGATGTATCCAGTGAAACCTCTAGCGCGAATGCCGTGTGCAGCTGGGGCATTAAATACCATTGCTGCAGCTGAAAGTGGGACTGTGTCGATTGGAAAATCATGCACAACTAACACTCCCGGCATTACTTCAGCTTGGAAAAAGGGTGTCCAAGCTGAACCGGGATTACTTTCAATTTGATAGACAAAGGCATCGAATTTAGCTTTCAAATCAAGGTTCAATGCTTGATGCAGGATTAAAACCTTCAATCCTAAATATGTCGCGGCTTCTCCAATGTCACAATAACTTTTATCATCAACTACAACTGTAATCTCATGGCGCTGAGCAAGCTCAGGCAGGACGCTTTGAGAATAAAGCGCCCCCTTGGAATTAGAACTTTGACCGATTGGGGAAAACCAGGCGATTTTCATAAAATTCTCAAGTCTAGACCCTGCCCTGCGTGGCTGCGGAAATAATTAAATCTTTAAGATCTGATGCAATTTTTTGGTTGCCGATAACTAAACCGTGACTTGCTAAATCGGGAATCAAGGCTTGCTGGTCGGTTTGCCTAAGAGAGTACTGCACGACTGCTCCTGCTTCTTTAGCAATTAGCACAGCTGCTGCAATATCCCAAGGGCTTAGCGATTCATACATCGCGTCCAAACGACCACAGGCAACGTAACAAATATCAAGCGACGCGGCACCGAGCCGTCTTAAGTCACGGCACTTTTCAGTTACAATACCCGCAACAGGAATCGCGCGTTTACGGATTTCTCGATTATAAGGAAACCCAGTGACAACCAAAGCACGGCTTAGTTCTTGACAATTGCCGCAGTTGATTTTTGTGCCATTCAAAAATGCCCCATTCCCTTTTACGGCATGAAACGTTTCCTGCGTGAACGGATTATGCACAAGCCCGACTTGGACCGAACCATGCAAGGCGTAAGCAATCGAAACGCCCACATCACGAAGCCCATAAGCGTAATTTGTAGTGCCATCGATCGGATCAATAATCCAAAGACCTTGGTCAGGATTAATTGCAGTCAAAGTCGCCTGCGTTTCTTCCGCTAGAATTTGGTCATCAGGAAAATGCTCTTTGATGCCCGCGATGATAATTTCTTCAGCCTTAAGGTCTGCTGTTGTCAGCAGGTTTGTCTCACTCTTAAATGATAGCTCAAAGCTTTGATTTTCACGCATTTCATGAATGACAGCACCTGCTGCCAGCGCAAGCTCATTGATTAATGCTAAAATTTGAGAAAAATCTGCTTTAGTCACGCAACACCATCCTGATAGCGGCCGATAATATATATGTAAACTAACAAAAGGAGAAAAGCACATGGACCCTATATTTTCGAGCGTAGCTACGCCCGTGACCACGCCTACGCCGGTTCCTAGCATGAAAAATGCAGAAAAATATCCCGCACTGAGTTCAGAATTTATTTCAGGAGTTAAGACCATTTCCAAGGAATTGGGTGCAAATCCATTGCACCTCATGGCTGCAATGAGTTTTGAAACCGGAGGTACATTTTTGCCGAACGTGAAAAATCCGGTTTCGAGTGGAACTGGCTTAATTCAGTTTATGAAAAATACGGCGATTGGACTCGGATCATCGATCGAGAAACTGCGAGAAATGACTCGCGAGGATCAGCTTCAGTACGTATTCAAGCATTTCTTACCGGCGAAGGGCAAAATTCAGACTTTAGAAGATTTATACATGCAGATTCTCTGCCCAGCTGCAGTTGGAGCATCAAAGCAAAGCGAAATCTTTAATACTGACTCAACCGGCAAGTGCGATCATTCAAGCGGCGCATATCGCAGCAATCAGGGTTTAGATCTTAATGCTGATGGTTCAATTACAAAATCTGAAGCGGTATCAAAACTCTGGAAGCACCTCGAGCGTGTCACGGAAAAATACGGGAAATATTTTACTGAGTAATAATCTGCTGCCCTAGCGAAGTTAAGTAAACTTCCGACAGTGGCACCCCTTCTCTAACTGTGCGATGAATCAGCTGCCATTTACGATTCATCGGACAGTTCTTTCTGTGGCGTCTAACCACAAAGTGCGCGTGATTGGGTTTTTTAACGATCGCAAAACGCTCGTCTAAAAATGGAATAATTGAATGCCGTGAATCGCAGACTAGGACATTTATTTTGCTAGCGCCAGAAAGATGCTGAGGCATATGCGCTAATATGCCTTGGGCTGCCTCACGATATGAGAGTGCCCAATAATCTAATTCAAATCTACGATACGCCCCAGCAATTCCCCCAACAAAGTTATTATAATAACTATACTGATAGGGATGCAGTTTAATGATTTTGATTCCAACCTGAAGCGCAAGCACCGTGACTGAAAGTAGCGTTACTCTGTACAGAAACATTTTTCCGGTTTGCTTTAATTTAAAAATAAAATACGCGCTACTTGCGCCACTTAACGCGGCAAGGATTAAGACTGAAAAGATAAATTGGCGATATCCTGAATAAATAGTTGAACCCTTAATCAAAGAAATGATCACTGGACCAAATCCTGCAATTACCGCGACAATCACTGCAATCAAACTCATCGATTTGTATTCTTTGCGGTAGAGTAAAATTAAACCTTGAATCAAACCTGTCATGCTAGCGGCGAGGAATAACTCCGGAAGTTGAATCAGCAAATACTGCAATAAATAATATCTGGGAATTTGATCTGCGGCATAAAACTCACCATCGAGTAAGGTGGTTTTTTTCCACGCAGTGTAATCGCTAAATTCCATCAGCGCAGTAATTGGGTTCGTAAGCGGCGCGCTATGCGCCCAGGGCCAAGCAAAAATCATTGTTAGGTAAGCCACGGTAACTGCAGGGAGGATCAAATATAGTAAAACGTGAATCAGAACACTGCTCAACCCATACTTTTGCCTAACTTTCGTTTCGAGAGTAAAGCACCAGAAAAGCACGCCTAGAACGTATGGCAAGATTAAAAATGCCCCAACAACTCTAATGCCAAGAGCGAGGCCGGTTACTAGTCCGAAAAGAATTACAGCTTTAGGTTTGATTTCTGGAAGAGCTTGCAAGAGTTTGAGATATAAATACAGCGACCAGATATAGCATGTTGCAAATGGTATATCTTTTGGATTGATAAAGATTGAGCCAAAATATCCTGGGGTTAAAATAATTATTAGCGCTGCAAATATTCCTGCACAAGGGCGGATTTGTTGATCGCTAATGAAGATTGTAGCTAATTTATAGACACCACAAATTCCGCAAAACCCAAATAACGCCCAAAGCAAATGGCGGGATTCATGCGGCGAGAAAGGGAAAAGTCTGGTTACAACCTCACCTAGTAGGTCTGCAGCTCCTCCGTAGTAACTGGCGTAACCCATATTCTGGGCTGTTTCGTCAGCAAAGCCTGTAGCAAAGTAGTTATATATAGCCTTACCGTATTCCGATCGACGATCTTCATCTGTTGATATTCCGTAATCTTGGAAGACGGCAAAAA encodes:
- a CDS encoding glycosyltransferase, which produces MKIAWFSPIGQSSNSKGALYSQSVLPELAQRHEITVVVDDKSYCDIGEAATYLGLKVLILHQALNLDLKAKFDAFVYQIESNPGSAWTPFFQAEVMPGVLVVHDFPIDTVPLSAAAMVFNAPAAHGIRARGFTGYIGQTAMPWIVAESKGFPDTECFRLGLCGLPERNNRFYVLRNALENILQSEWGANQEFEITWIARSEAEEREIEALISACATKIVIKSVLIKDRLQRYSEIQNFSLYSALCLDTRHSLDPEVYAAVAAGVPVLCADFGPSADLPRELVFKIRLGLSEVREVENVIQALQDVRIDRKDLQQAGKRYLELFHDTKSVVADLERVLEKTAQLQTQLADQRRSQQQAARAELIKTVFGESFDRSLWYAETVRDFSWI
- a CDS encoding inositol monophosphatase, encoding MTKADFSQILALINELALAAGAVIHEMRENQSFELSFKSETNLLTTADLKAEEIIIAGIKEHFPDDQILAEETQATLTAINPDQGLWIIDPIDGTTNYAYGLRDVGVSIAYALHGSVQVGLVHNPFTQETFHAVKGNGAFLNGTKINCGNCQELSRALVVTGFPYNREIRKRAIPVAGIVTEKCRDLRRLGAASLDICYVACGRLDAMYESLSPWDIAAAVLIAKEAGAVVQYSLRQTDQQALIPDLASHGLVIGNQKIASDLKDLIISAATQGRV
- a CDS encoding lytic transglycosylase, with the protein product MDPIFSSVATPVTTPTPVPSMKNAEKYPALSSEFISGVKTISKELGANPLHLMAAMSFETGGTFLPNVKNPVSSGTGLIQFMKNTAIGLGSSIEKLREMTREDQLQYVFKHFLPAKGKIQTLEDLYMQILCPAAVGASKQSEIFNTDSTGKCDHSSGAYRSNQGLDLNADGSITKSEAVSKLWKHLERVTEKYGKYFTE
- a CDS encoding glycosyltransferase family 39 protein, with the protein product MRAHKFTIYFGMILLLIVIFAVFQDYGISTDEDRRSEYGKAIYNYFATGFADETAQNMGYASYYGGAADLLGEVVTRLFPFSPHESRHLLWALFGFCGICGVYKLATIFISDQQIRPCAGIFAALIIILTPGYFGSIFINPKDIPFATCYIWSLYLYLKLLQALPEIKPKAVILFGLVTGLALGIRVVGAFLILPYVLGVLFWCFTLETKVRQKYGLSSVLIHVLLYLILPAVTVAYLTMIFAWPWAHSAPLTNPITALMEFSDYTAWKKTTLLDGEFYAADQIPRYYLLQYLLIQLPELFLAASMTGLIQGLILLYRKEYKSMSLIAVIVAVIAGFGPVIISLIKGSTIYSGYRQFIFSVLILAALSGASSAYFIFKLKQTGKMFLYRVTLLSVTVLALQVGIKIIKLHPYQYSYYNNFVGGIAGAYRRFELDYWALSYREAAQGILAHMPQHLSGASKINVLVCDSRHSIIPFLDERFAIVKKPNHAHFVVRRHRKNCPMNRKWQLIHRTVREGVPLSEVYLTSLGQQIITQ